A window from Actinomycetota bacterium encodes these proteins:
- a CDS encoding DUF58 domain-containing protein, which yields MTAEVPARPRPQPPPLSFPEPALRAPKELRPKMGLAVALVVSLLGWTVWQQQGSRVALFVCFASVAAATLDAVWAQVSTGRVTATVTAGRADVVVGEPVPLTVALAGAHQWVDVSVAPFGPQSRGADVPGELTMAGRAASRGVVRSVEVELVGRGLAGFVWCARRRTVALPRPVHVGPRPVPAPEALPELARSWGEGPARPAPSGDQVRGVRPYQPGDPMARVHWRATARDLSGDLVVKEVEDTGAPRLLVVLDLGRGGAGAEAAAGRAAWYAGEGLARGYQVELSTYEPGRGPVAGEVTSAVEVLRRLAAAGTGGPARPAEPRRRGVVVVTDQGDEWH from the coding sequence GTGACGGCCGAGGTCCCGGCCCGCCCCCGGCCCCAGCCGCCGCCCCTTTCGTTCCCCGAGCCTGCCCTTCGGGCCCCCAAGGAGCTGCGTCCCAAGATGGGGCTGGCCGTCGCCCTTGTCGTGTCCCTGCTGGGCTGGACGGTGTGGCAGCAGCAGGGCTCGCGGGTCGCCCTCTTCGTCTGCTTCGCCTCGGTGGCGGCCGCCACACTGGACGCCGTCTGGGCCCAGGTGTCCACCGGCCGGGTGACGGCCACGGTCACGGCCGGGCGGGCCGACGTGGTCGTGGGCGAACCGGTGCCCCTCACCGTGGCCCTGGCCGGGGCCCACCAATGGGTGGACGTGTCGGTGGCGCCATTCGGCCCCCAGTCCCGGGGGGCGGACGTTCCCGGTGAGCTCACGATGGCGGGACGGGCGGCCAGCCGGGGGGTGGTGCGATCGGTCGAGGTCGAGCTCGTGGGCCGGGGCCTGGCCGGCTTCGTCTGGTGCGCCCGGCGCCGCACGGTAGCCCTGCCCAGGCCCGTCCACGTCGGGCCCCGGCCTGTCCCCGCCCCCGAGGCTCTCCCCGAACTGGCCCGGTCCTGGGGCGAGGGGCCGGCCCGGCCTGCGCCCAGCGGCGACCAGGTGCGGGGCGTACGGCCTTACCAGCCCGGAGACCCCATGGCCCGGGTCCACTGGCGGGCCACGGCCCGGGACCTGTCGGGCGACCTGGTCGTCAAGGAGGTGGAGGACACCGGCGCCCCCCGCCTCTTGGTGGTCCTCGACCTGGGCCGGGGCGGCGCCGGGGCCGAGGCGGCCGCCGGGCGGGCCGCCTGGTACGCGGGCGAGGGCCTGGCCCGGGGCTACCAGGTGGAACTGTCGACCTACGAGCCCGGCCGAGGCCCGGTGGCCGGCGAGGTCACCAGCGCCGTCGAGGTTCTGCGCCGCCTGGCGGCCGCGGGCACAGGCGGTCCCGCCCGCCCGGCCGAACCCCGGCGCCGGGGTGTGGTCGTCGTCACCGACCAGGGCGACGAATGGCACTGA